The following coding sequences lie in one Saccopteryx bilineata isolate mSacBil1 chromosome X, mSacBil1_pri_phased_curated, whole genome shotgun sequence genomic window:
- the LOC136316913 gene encoding putative P2Y purinoceptor 10: MDSNSTSNVVPFCNTSNLTFQYTLYATTYILIFIPGLLANSAALWVLCRFISKKNKAIIFMINLSVADLAHVLSLPLRIYYYISHQWPFQRTLCLLWFYLKYLNMYASICFLTCISLQRCFFLLKPFRARDWKRRYDVGISAAIWVIVGTGCLPFPILRSTDLANKTESCFADLGYKKMETVPLVGMITIAELAGFVIPVVIIAWCTWKTTISLRQPPKTFQGISDRQKALRMVFMCAAVFFICFTPYHINFIFYTMVKETIITNCSIVKSTLYFHPFCLCLASLCCLLDPILYYFMASEFRDQLSRHSNSMTRSRLTSRESGSSMIG; encoded by the coding sequence atggATAGCAACAGTACTAGCAATGTTGTCCCTTTCTGCAATACCTCTAATTTGACATTTCAGTACACCCTCTATGCAACCACCTACATTCTCATATTCATCCCTGGTCTTCTGGCCAACAGTGCAGCCTTGTGGGTTCTATGCCGCTTTatcagcaagaaaaataaagccatcaTTTTCATGATCAACCTCTCTGTGGCTGACCTTGCTCATGTGCTGTCCTTACCTCTCCGGATTTACTACTACATCAGCCACCAGTGGCCTTTCCAGAGGACCCTCTGTCTGCTGTGGTTCTACCTGAAGTATCTCAATATGTATGCCAGCATTTGCTTCCTGACCTGCATCAGCCTTCAAAGGTGCTTCTTTCTCCTCAAGCCCTTCAGGGCCAGAGATTGGAAGCGTAGGTACGATGTGGGCATCAGTGCTGCCATCTGGGTCATCGTGGGCACTGGCTGTTTACCATTTCCCATCCTGAGAAGCACAGACTTAGCCAACAAAACTGAGTCCTGCTTTGCTGATCTTGGatacaaaaaaatggaaacagtgCCTTTGGTTGGGATGATTACAATTGCTGAGCTTGCAGGATTTGTGATCCCAGTTGTCATCATCGCATGGTGTACCTGGAAGACTACCATATCCTTGAGACAGCCACCAAAGACTTTCCAGGGTATCAGTGATAGGCAGAAAGCACTGCGGATGGTTTTCATGTGTGCTGCAGTCTTCTTCATATGCTTTACTCCCTATCacatcaactttattttttacaccATGGTAAAGGAAACCATCATTACCAATTGTTCTATTGTCAAGAGCACATTGTATTTTCACCCATTTTGTCTATGCCTTGCAAGTCTCTGCTGCCTTTTAGATCCAATTCTCTATTACTTCATGGCCTCAGAGTTTCGTGACCAACTATCACGCCACAGCAACTCTATGACCCGTTCCCGCCTCACGAGCAGGGAGAGTGGTTCATCAATgattggttaa